From bacterium, one genomic window encodes:
- the tadA gene encoding Flp pilus assembly complex ATPase component TadA: protein MTSHQEGTARPLSEDRLRRTPSYPKKEAVTSVQTNAPRHQFALVQQLKLAFRGGAVELIPSEQWKTLRCNLCGAETHFYTNDRRKNTPLPSCLDCSMRKPQPQMGSKALIGDILRNNGVIGMDQIRLILERQKTESAYGKVRRKFADYAVEMGLCTVEQAAAALTEIYQFEYVDLQGYPVANEHIQLLARDLCHKHKVICIGKKNQIFQIAMVDPTDEQALVAIAQMLERQFITLTPFLADKKAIDDKLGSYDEKGVELLDAPTTDKVLALRGQRQSVLSARNRSTTALQGKIIDQDSTLPDEDIEEIADISEEIEALQTVLPEDVILAEYKKILAEGFRRGASDIHLEFLDQNRFMVRYRIDGILYPPRRMPKDYGRILNIVKVDGNIDTGDREDQVYEGSFAKGFRKKRYRLRVEFLPTFIGGKCMPKCILRIFDPDSQAKNLDELGFDARTRELLQKAAAFPNGMVLVAGSTGMGKSTTLSAIMREKAEDFRLMIYSLENPIEYTVQGVNQIQIETSAKMKHRSYHSILPAIQRSDPNVVLVGEIRDRITAAASYRLAIGGNLVFGTIHASDSPGVVTRLRNFQIERFLIGDSTRLIISQRLVRKLCRECRTRVVISAKVIRDAGFYFRPNRDVEVWEASREGCDHCTQGYKGRTVIAEAMPITPLLRAMIIEGKDEGKIRHTAIKEGMITLRQSGLAHVLDGVTSISEVHRVTGDFPDPTIEVMTSSEQRPNCDGEDILQNVRQLPLPGMQ, encoded by the coding sequence ATGACTTCTCATCAAGAAGGGACGGCAAGACCGCTGTCTGAAGATCGATTGCGCCGGACGCCATCGTATCCTAAGAAAGAGGCAGTTACATCCGTACAAACGAATGCACCGAGACACCAGTTTGCTCTAGTGCAGCAGCTGAAACTCGCATTTCGCGGAGGAGCAGTTGAGTTAATTCCATCCGAACAGTGGAAGACTCTGCGCTGCAACCTCTGCGGGGCCGAAACTCACTTCTATACCAATGACCGCAGAAAGAATACGCCGCTTCCTTCTTGCCTCGACTGTTCGATGCGCAAACCGCAACCGCAAATGGGCTCTAAGGCTTTAATTGGAGACATTCTGCGAAACAACGGCGTGATCGGCATGGATCAAATCCGCTTGATTTTAGAGCGGCAGAAAACCGAGAGCGCATATGGAAAAGTCCGAAGAAAATTTGCAGATTATGCAGTCGAGATGGGACTTTGCACAGTGGAACAGGCAGCTGCCGCATTGACTGAAATCTACCAGTTTGAATACGTCGACCTTCAGGGATACCCTGTAGCAAACGAGCATATCCAACTGCTGGCCAGGGATTTGTGCCATAAACACAAAGTAATTTGCATCGGAAAAAAGAACCAGATTTTCCAAATTGCCATGGTAGATCCAACCGATGAGCAGGCGCTCGTCGCAATCGCACAGATGCTCGAACGGCAATTCATTACACTTACCCCTTTTCTTGCAGACAAAAAAGCCATCGATGACAAGCTCGGCTCGTACGATGAAAAAGGAGTAGAACTTTTGGACGCGCCAACGACAGACAAAGTTCTTGCACTCCGGGGACAACGTCAATCGGTCCTTTCTGCGCGCAACAGGAGCACGACAGCGCTTCAGGGCAAGATCATTGATCAGGATTCCACATTGCCTGATGAGGATATCGAGGAGATTGCAGATATCAGTGAAGAAATTGAGGCACTGCAGACCGTCCTTCCCGAAGATGTGATCCTTGCGGAATACAAGAAGATCCTTGCCGAAGGATTCCGTAGAGGTGCGAGTGATATCCACTTGGAATTCCTGGATCAAAACCGCTTCATGGTAAGGTACCGCATCGATGGAATTTTATATCCACCCAGGCGCATGCCGAAGGACTACGGCAGAATCCTCAACATTGTGAAAGTCGACGGCAACATTGATACAGGCGATAGAGAAGACCAGGTCTACGAAGGATCATTCGCAAAGGGATTCCGGAAAAAGCGATACAGATTGCGCGTGGAATTTCTGCCTACGTTCATCGGAGGAAAGTGCATGCCGAAATGCATTCTTCGGATTTTCGATCCGGACTCTCAAGCTAAAAACCTGGACGAGTTAGGTTTTGATGCGCGCACAAGAGAACTTCTGCAGAAGGCAGCTGCATTTCCCAATGGAATGGTTCTCGTTGCAGGCTCGACCGGAATGGGCAAGTCCACAACGCTTTCGGCGATCATGAGAGAAAAGGCTGAGGACTTCAGGCTCATGATCTACTCGTTGGAAAATCCAATTGAGTACACGGTGCAGGGTGTGAATCAGATCCAGATTGAAACAAGCGCCAAGATGAAGCACCGGAGCTACCACTCGATTCTGCCAGCGATCCAGAGGTCGGATCCAAATGTGGTTCTGGTTGGAGAAATTCGCGACCGAATCACGGCCGCGGCAAGCTATCGTTTAGCGATCGGTGGGAACCTGGTGTTTGGAACGATCCACGCTTCAGATAGTCCAGGAGTCGTTACACGTCTACGCAATTTCCAAATTGAACGATTCCTGATCGGCGATTCCACGCGGCTGATCATTTCACAGCGTCTGGTCCGTAAGCTGTGCAGAGAGTGCAGGACGCGGGTTGTTATATCTGCAAAAGTTATCCGCGATGCGGGCTTCTATTTTCGACCGAACCGCGATGTTGAAGTTTGGGAAGCATCGCGCGAAGGCTGCGATCATTGTACACAAGGATATAAAGGCCGAACCGTGATTGCGGAGGCGATGCCCATTACTCCCCTTCTGCGCGCAATGATTATCGAAGGCAAAGACGAAGGCAAAATACGCCATACTGCAATAAAAGAAGGAATGATCACACTTCGCCAGTCAGGATTGGCTCACGTGCTGGATGGTGTAACATCCATCAGCGAAGTTCATCGCGTAACCGGAGATTTTCCGGATCCAACGATTGAAGTGATGACTTCATCAGAACAGCGGCCAA